The following are encoded together in the Chaetodon trifascialis isolate fChaTrf1 chromosome 3, fChaTrf1.hap1, whole genome shotgun sequence genome:
- the LOC139329547 gene encoding musculoskeletal embryonic nuclear protein 1-like isoform X1: protein MSQSGEVKKKKRPPMKEEDLKGARSKLGLKGEVKSKTYEVMVECERMGKVAPSVFSAVRTGTETAMDKPAATKAPGASVFSK, encoded by the exons ATGTCACAA TCAGgcgaggtgaagaagaagaagcgtcCCCCgatgaaggaggaggacctGAAAGGAGCCCGCAGTAAACTGGGACTGAAGGGCGAGGTGAAGAGTAAGACCTATGAGGTCATGGTTGAGTGCG AACGTATGGGCAAAGTTGCTCCATCTGTGTTCAGCGCTGTGAGGACGGGGACAGAGACGGCCATGGACAAGCCTGCTGCCACCAAGGCTCCTGGAGCCAGTGTGTTCAGCAAGTAG